A single genomic interval of Methylobacterium bullatum harbors:
- the arfB gene encoding Peptidyl-tRNA hydrolase ArfB, with protein sequence MALQCTPHLAIDEAELEETFVRASGPGGQNVNKLSTAVQLRFDARRSHSLPDAVAVRLMRLAGRRLTQDGVIVIMAQQFRTQDRNRADARERLAALVAEAAVPPTPRRATRPTLASKKRRLDEKSRRGATKRLRSDGGGD encoded by the coding sequence ATGGCCCTGCAATGCACCCCGCATCTCGCCATCGACGAGGCGGAACTCGAAGAGACCTTCGTGCGCGCCTCGGGGCCGGGCGGGCAGAACGTCAACAAGCTCTCCACGGCGGTGCAGCTCCGCTTCGATGCGCGGCGCTCGCACTCCCTGCCCGACGCCGTGGCGGTGCGCCTGATGCGCCTCGCCGGGCGGCGGCTGACCCAGGACGGCGTCATCGTCATCATGGCCCAGCAGTTCCGGACGCAGGACCGCAACCGGGCCGATGCGCGCGAGCGCCTCGCCGCCCTCGTCGCCGAGGCGGCGGTGCCGCCGACGCCGCGCCGGGCGACGCGCCCCACCCTCGCCTCGAAGAAGCGCCGCCTCGACGAGAAGTCCCGCCGTGGCGCCACCAAGCGCCTGCGCAGCGACGGCGGAGGCGATTGA
- the bolA gene encoding DNA-binding transcriptional regulator BolA encodes MAGTLKDWITGALDAQLAPQALAVVDESHLHAGHSGARPEGETHFRVEIVSAAFEGKSRVDRHRIVNGVLDEAFKRGLHALAVKAKAPSEAA; translated from the coding sequence ATGGCCGGCACGCTCAAGGATTGGATCACCGGAGCGCTCGACGCGCAACTGGCGCCGCAGGCCCTGGCGGTGGTGGACGAATCCCACCTCCATGCGGGCCATTCGGGCGCGCGGCCCGAGGGGGAGACGCATTTCCGGGTGGAGATCGTCTCGGCCGCCTTCGAGGGGAAGAGCCGGGTCGATCGCCACCGTATCGTGAACGGCGTTCTCGACGAGGCGTTCAAGCGCGGCCTCCACGCCCTCGCGGTAAAGGCGAAGGCGCCGTCCGAAGCCGCCTGA
- the dnaJ_2 gene encoding Chaperone protein DnaJ → MDLNSRLFDSIRIKRKPTCDEAKAASQTGCETPGCTNAGLYRAPKGRKAEGQYWRFCIDHVRAYNATYNYFDGMNDAAVQAYQKDAVIGHRPTWAMGVNPATRAAGAKPGDPKRDWAYVDPLDILRSEGVGETSRRAKPEPSRPRLTVAALKALDVLGLDENADTAAIKAQYKVLVKRFHPDANGGDRSFEERLRDIIRAHDTLRAAGLC, encoded by the coding sequence ATGGATCTCAACTCGCGCCTGTTCGACAGCATCCGCATCAAGCGAAAGCCCACCTGCGACGAGGCCAAGGCCGCGTCCCAGACGGGCTGCGAGACCCCCGGCTGCACCAATGCCGGGCTCTACCGCGCTCCCAAGGGCCGCAAGGCGGAAGGCCAGTACTGGCGCTTCTGCATCGACCACGTGCGCGCCTACAACGCCACCTACAACTACTTCGACGGCATGAACGACGCCGCCGTCCAGGCCTACCAGAAGGACGCCGTGATCGGTCACCGCCCGACCTGGGCGATGGGCGTGAACCCGGCGACGCGGGCGGCCGGTGCGAAACCGGGCGACCCGAAGCGCGACTGGGCCTATGTCGACCCCCTCGACATCCTGCGCAGCGAAGGTGTCGGCGAGACCTCGCGCCGGGCCAAGCCCGAGCCGAGCCGGCCGCGCCTGACGGTGGCCGCGCTGAAGGCCCTCGACGTGCTCGGCCTCGACGAGAACGCGGACACCGCCGCCATCAAGGCGCAGTACAAGGTGCTGGTGAAGCGCTTCCACCCCGACGCCAATGGTGGCGACCGCTCGTTCGAGGAGCGCCTGCGCGACATCATCCGCGCCCACGACACCCTGCGCGCCGCCGGCCTGTGCTGA
- the cobS gene encoding Aerobic cobaltochelatase subunit CobS — MLSDDTPASLPDRTVSVREAFGIDLDLMVPAFSQSEEHVPDLDPDYIFDRETTLAILAGFARNRRVMVTGYHGTGKSTHIEQVAARLNWPCIRINLDSHVSRIDLVGKDAIVLKDGKQITAFQDGILPWALQNNVALVFDEYDAGRPDVMFVIQRVLEVSGRLTLLDQKRVIRPHPAFRLFATANTVGLGDTSGLYHGTQQINQGQMDRWSIVTTLNYLAHDREVDIVLSKALHYQRDGGRDIVSRMVRVADLTRNAFMNGDLSTVMSPRTVITWAENADIFQDIGFAFRVTFLNKCDELERTLVAEFYQRAFGKELPESAMNVALS, encoded by the coding sequence ATGCTCTCTGACGACACCCCCGCCTCGCTGCCCGACCGGACGGTCTCCGTCCGCGAGGCCTTCGGCATCGATCTCGACCTCATGGTGCCGGCCTTCTCGCAGAGCGAGGAGCACGTTCCCGATCTCGACCCGGATTACATCTTCGACCGCGAGACCACCCTGGCGATCCTGGCGGGCTTCGCTCGCAACCGCCGCGTCATGGTCACCGGCTATCACGGCACCGGCAAGTCGACCCATATCGAGCAGGTCGCCGCCCGCCTGAACTGGCCCTGCATCCGGATCAACCTCGACAGCCACGTCTCCCGCATCGACCTCGTCGGCAAGGACGCGATCGTGCTGAAGGACGGCAAGCAGATCACCGCCTTCCAGGACGGCATCCTGCCCTGGGCGCTGCAGAACAACGTCGCCCTCGTCTTCGACGAATACGATGCCGGCCGCCCGGACGTGATGTTCGTGATCCAGCGCGTGCTCGAAGTCTCCGGCCGCCTGACGCTCCTCGACCAGAAGCGGGTGATCCGCCCCCACCCGGCGTTCCGGCTGTTCGCCACCGCCAACACGGTGGGGCTGGGCGACACGTCCGGCCTCTATCACGGCACCCAGCAGATCAACCAGGGCCAGATGGACCGCTGGTCCATCGTGACGACGCTGAACTACCTCGCCCATGACCGCGAGGTGGACATCGTGCTGTCGAAGGCGCTGCATTACCAGCGCGACGGCGGCCGCGACATCGTCAGCCGCATGGTCCGCGTCGCCGACCTGACCCGCAACGCCTTCATGAACGGCGACCTCTCCACCGTCATGAGCCCGCGCACGGTGATCACCTGGGCCGAGAACGCCGACATCTTCCAGGATATCGGCTTCGCCTTCCGGGTGACCTTCCTCAACAAGTGCGACGAGCTCGAACGCACCCTGGTGGCGGAATTCTACCAGCGCGCCTTCGGCAAGGAGCTGCCCGAGAGCGCGATGAACGTGGCGCTGAGCTGA
- the cobT gene encoding Aerobic cobaltochelatase subunit CobT codes for MAISNRKAGERREPIAEPLKRSVAGCLRAIAKRSEIEVVYASDRPALTGDKARLPEPPRKLTPEDVAILRGNADSMALRLGCHDVAVHRRLAPENAGARAVFDAVEQARVEAIGSRRMAGVASNLTAMLEDRYHRGGKYEDITDRTDAPMEDAVALMVRERLTGEAPPKAARKIVDLWRSHIEEKAGPSLDGLIGNLENQRSFARSVRELLSSLDMADETPLDPEDDDNEDENEGQDDEQTPSEGEAEEQSQGDKSEMETSEEASDELQDGATEAADAPSGELPDESENAESEEASEAKRPPNNRPVEPRGPEYKVFNPRFDEMIDAEDLCDADELARLRTYLDKQLAHLQGVVGRLANRLQRRLLAQQNRAWEFDLEEGQLDPARLVRVMTDPFQPLSFKREKDTNFRDTVVTLLLDNSGSMRGRPITVAATCADILARTLERCGVKVEILGFTTRAWKGGQSREAWLAAGKPNAPGRLNDLRHIVYKSADAPWRRARKNLGLMMREGLLKENIDGEALDWAHKRLLARPEQRKILMVISDGAPVDDSTLSVNPGNYLERHLRWMIEDIETRSPVELLAIGIGHDVTRYYRRAVTIIDAEELGGAMTEKLAELFEEDAGGAVPVRRAAGGRR; via the coding sequence GTGGCCATCTCGAACCGCAAAGCCGGCGAACGCCGGGAGCCCATCGCCGAACCGCTGAAGCGCTCGGTGGCCGGATGCCTGCGCGCCATCGCCAAGCGCTCCGAGATCGAGGTGGTCTATGCCAGCGACCGCCCGGCGCTGACCGGCGACAAGGCGCGCCTGCCCGAGCCGCCCCGCAAGCTGACGCCGGAGGACGTGGCGATCCTGCGCGGCAACGCCGATTCGATGGCTTTGCGCCTCGGCTGCCACGACGTCGCCGTCCATCGCCGCCTCGCCCCCGAGAATGCCGGCGCGCGCGCCGTGTTCGATGCCGTGGAGCAGGCCCGCGTCGAGGCCATCGGCTCGCGCCGCATGGCCGGCGTCGCCTCGAACCTCACGGCCATGCTGGAGGACCGCTACCATCGCGGCGGCAAGTACGAGGACATCACCGACCGGACCGATGCCCCGATGGAGGATGCCGTCGCCCTGATGGTGCGCGAACGCCTGACCGGGGAAGCCCCGCCCAAGGCCGCGCGCAAGATCGTCGACCTCTGGCGCTCCCATATCGAAGAGAAGGCCGGCCCCAGCCTGGACGGGCTCATCGGCAACCTCGAGAACCAGCGCTCCTTCGCCCGCTCCGTGCGCGAGTTGCTGTCCTCCCTCGACATGGCGGACGAGACGCCGCTGGACCCCGAGGACGACGACAACGAGGACGAGAACGAAGGGCAGGACGACGAGCAGACCCCGAGCGAGGGCGAGGCCGAGGAGCAGTCCCAGGGCGACAAGTCCGAGATGGAGACCTCCGAGGAGGCCTCGGACGAGCTGCAGGACGGCGCCACGGAAGCCGCCGACGCGCCCTCGGGCGAGCTGCCGGACGAGTCCGAGAACGCCGAATCCGAGGAGGCGTCCGAGGCCAAGCGTCCGCCCAACAACCGGCCCGTCGAGCCGCGCGGCCCCGAATACAAGGTGTTCAACCCGCGCTTCGACGAGATGATCGACGCCGAGGACCTCTGCGACGCCGACGAGCTCGCGCGTCTGCGCACCTATCTCGACAAGCAGCTGGCCCATCTCCAGGGCGTCGTCGGCCGCCTCGCCAATCGTCTCCAGCGCCGGCTCCTGGCCCAGCAGAACCGGGCCTGGGAATTCGACCTCGAAGAGGGCCAGCTCGATCCGGCCCGCCTCGTGCGGGTTATGACGGACCCGTTCCAGCCGCTCTCGTTCAAGCGCGAGAAGGACACGAATTTTCGCGATACCGTCGTCACGCTGCTGCTCGACAATTCGGGCTCCATGCGCGGCCGGCCGATCACGGTGGCGGCCACCTGCGCCGACATCCTGGCGCGGACACTGGAGCGCTGCGGCGTGAAGGTGGAGATCCTGGGCTTCACCACCCGCGCCTGGAAGGGCGGCCAATCGCGCGAGGCGTGGCTGGCGGCGGGCAAGCCCAACGCGCCGGGCCGCCTCAACGACCTGCGCCACATCGTCTACAAGTCGGCGGATGCGCCGTGGCGCCGGGCGCGAAAAAACCTCGGGCTGATGATGCGCGAGGGGCTGCTCAAGGAGAACATCGACGGCGAGGCCCTGGACTGGGCGCACAAGCGCCTCCTCGCCCGGCCCGAACAGCGCAAGATCCTGATGGTGATCTCGGACGGCGCGCCGGTCGACGATTCGACCCTCTCGGTCAATCCGGGCAACTATCTGGAACGCCACCTGCGCTGGATGATCGAGGACATCGAGACCCGCTCCCCGGTGGAGCTCCTCGCCATCGGCATCGGCCACGACGTGACCCGCTACTACCGCCGCGCCGTCACCATCATCGACGCCGAGGAGCTCGGCGGGGCGATGACGGAGAAGCTGGCGGAGCTGTTCGAGGAGGATGCGGGCGGTGCCGTGCCCGTGCGCAGGGCTGCGGGCGGGCGGCGTTAG
- the tsaC1 gene encoding 4-formylbenzenesulfonate dehydrogenase TsaC1/TsaC2, producing MMNRFENKVVVVTGGTSGIGLATAKAFSEEGASVFITGRRQETLDAAVKQIGGRVTGVQGDMARLSDIDRLYDAVQQKHAQIDVVVANAGGGEFAPLGAITEEHFDRTFDTNVKGVLFTVQKALPLLKDGGAVVLTASTTSVSGTPALSVYSATKAAVRNFARNWILDLKDRRIRVNAISPGVTETAGLNELFGGGDQARGTKDYLAQQIPAGRIGQPEEIAKAVLFLASEEASFINGVELFVDGGQVQI from the coding sequence ATGATGAACAGGTTCGAGAACAAAGTGGTGGTGGTGACGGGCGGCACGAGTGGCATTGGGCTCGCCACGGCCAAAGCCTTTTCCGAAGAAGGTGCGTCGGTCTTCATCACCGGCCGGCGCCAGGAAACGCTCGACGCGGCGGTGAAGCAGATCGGTGGCCGCGTGACCGGCGTCCAGGGCGACATGGCACGGCTGTCCGATATCGACCGCCTGTATGACGCGGTTCAGCAGAAGCACGCCCAGATCGACGTGGTCGTTGCCAACGCGGGGGGAGGCGAGTTCGCGCCCTTGGGCGCCATCACCGAAGAGCACTTCGACAGGACCTTCGACACTAACGTGAAGGGCGTCCTTTTCACGGTGCAGAAAGCTCTGCCGCTTCTGAAGGACGGCGGTGCGGTGGTCCTTACGGCCTCGACGACAAGCGTCTCGGGTACCCCGGCGCTCAGCGTATACTCGGCGACCAAGGCAGCGGTTCGCAACTTTGCGCGCAATTGGATCCTCGACCTGAAGGATCGCCGCATTCGGGTTAACGCCATCAGTCCTGGCGTAACCGAGACGGCTGGCTTGAACGAGTTGTTCGGCGGCGGCGATCAGGCGAGAGGCACCAAGGACTATCTTGCCCAGCAGATCCCGGCCGGACGCATTGGCCAGCCCGAGGAGATTGCTAAAGCAGTGCTCTTCCTCGCCTCCGAGGAAGCAAGCTTCATCAACGGCGTCGAACTCTTCGTAGACGGGGGCCAAGTCCAGATCTGA
- the dmlR_3 gene encoding HTH-type transcriptional regulator DmlR, whose product MRTDLNDYVYFAEVVAHGGFAAAGRALREPKSKLSRRVAAIEARLGLRLIERSSRRFRVTEVGQSFYERCRAMMMEAERAEALVAEAQAEPQGRIRMSCPTGLVEVVSANVRGFLARYPKVRLQLIASDKPVDLIEKRIDVALRVRLELTSDASLTMRSLGHSRWILVASPPVASRLGTDIAALTSFPTLGTSDDQGEVEWHLERDDGATHTLRHEPRLTCSDFAVLCNAAAEGIGVAFLPDHACADHVASGRLVQILKDWRGKAGIVHLVFTTRRGLPPAVRALIDHLAGAFPKL is encoded by the coding sequence ATGCGCACCGACCTTAACGACTACGTCTACTTCGCCGAGGTGGTCGCGCACGGTGGGTTCGCCGCCGCAGGGCGTGCTTTACGCGAGCCGAAATCGAAGCTCAGCCGGCGTGTCGCGGCTATCGAGGCACGGCTGGGCCTGCGCTTGATTGAGCGGTCGAGCCGGCGCTTCCGGGTCACAGAAGTCGGGCAGAGCTTCTACGAGCGGTGTCGGGCGATGATGATGGAGGCCGAACGAGCCGAAGCCCTCGTTGCGGAGGCGCAGGCCGAGCCACAAGGGCGCATCCGCATGAGCTGCCCGACGGGCTTGGTCGAGGTCGTGTCCGCGAATGTGCGGGGCTTCCTCGCCCGGTATCCGAAGGTTCGGCTTCAACTGATCGCCAGCGACAAGCCCGTCGACCTGATCGAGAAGCGCATCGACGTTGCCCTCCGCGTGCGGCTCGAGCTCACGAGCGACGCCTCCCTGACGATGCGCTCGCTCGGGCACTCGCGTTGGATCCTAGTGGCCAGCCCACCGGTCGCCAGCCGTCTCGGAACCGATATAGCGGCGCTCACCTCCTTCCCGACGCTTGGCACGAGCGACGATCAGGGTGAGGTGGAGTGGCATCTGGAACGTGACGATGGGGCGACGCACACTCTACGCCACGAGCCGCGGCTGACCTGCAGTGACTTCGCTGTTCTCTGTAACGCAGCGGCGGAGGGCATCGGTGTCGCCTTCCTGCCCGATCACGCCTGCGCCGATCACGTCGCTTCGGGCCGGCTCGTCCAAATCTTGAAGGATTGGCGCGGAAAGGCAGGCATCGTCCACCTTGTCTTCACAACCCGACGTGGCCTGCCGCCGGCCGTACGCGCCTTGATAGACCACTTGGCAGGGGCCTTTCCGAAGCTGTGA
- the yxaF gene encoding putative HTH-type transcriptional regulator YxaF, translated as MTRKPGSRDDAIPAIAEVFREYGYEGASLALIGARTGLGKGSLYHAFPGGKAEMAEAVLDAIGAWFEEKVYAPLRDDPDPRAAIRLMLSETDAYFRSGRRICLVGAFALTEGRDGFADRIGGYFRDWREALAQALLCAGRPAAEADALSEDAVLAIQGGLVLARALHDPAVFGRMLGRLEERLVP; from the coding sequence ATGACGAGAAAGCCGGGATCGCGGGACGATGCGATTCCCGCCATCGCCGAGGTGTTTCGCGAATACGGCTACGAGGGCGCGAGCCTCGCCCTCATCGGAGCCCGCACCGGGCTGGGCAAGGGCAGCCTCTACCACGCCTTCCCCGGCGGCAAGGCCGAGATGGCTGAGGCCGTCCTCGACGCCATCGGCGCGTGGTTCGAGGAGAAGGTCTACGCGCCGCTGCGCGACGATCCCGATCCGCGGGCGGCGATCCGGCTCATGCTGTCGGAGACGGACGCCTATTTCCGCTCCGGCCGGAGAATCTGCCTCGTGGGCGCCTTCGCGCTCACCGAGGGGCGAGACGGGTTCGCGGACCGGATCGGCGGCTACTTTCGGGATTGGCGCGAGGCCCTGGCTCAGGCCCTCCTCTGCGCCGGACGCCCGGCCGCCGAGGCGGACGCCCTCTCCGAAGACGCCGTCCTGGCCATCCAGGGCGGCCTCGTCCTCGCCCGCGCCCTCCACGATCCGGCCGTGTTCGGGCGGATGCTGGGGCGGTTGGAGGAGCGATTGGTGCCGTGA
- the rpmB gene encoding 50S ribosomal protein L28 has product MSRRCELTGKAVQTGHLVSHSNRKTKCRFLPNLCQVTLQSDALKRRVRLRVTAHALRSVEHRGGLDAFLIKAREIELSQTARLIKRELHKKLAEVETPAAA; this is encoded by the coding sequence ATGTCGCGCCGTTGCGAACTCACGGGCAAAGCCGTGCAGACCGGCCACCTCGTGAGCCACTCGAACCGTAAGACCAAGTGCCGGTTCCTGCCGAACCTGTGCCAGGTCACGCTGCAGTCGGACGCCCTGAAGCGTCGGGTGCGCCTGCGCGTCACGGCCCATGCCCTGCGCTCGGTGGAGCACCGCGGCGGCCTCGATGCCTTCCTCATCAAGGCCCGCGAGATCGAGCTGTCGCAGACGGCCCGTCTGATCAAGCGCGAACTCCACAAGAAGCTCGCCGAAGTCGAGACCCCGGCCGCCGCCTGA
- the hslR gene encoding Heat shock protein 15: MKPGRQRLDKWLWFTRFARSRSLAAALVEDGFVRVNGTRADNPAKGIGIGDVVTVAAAHMTAVVRVLELGERRGPAPEARGLYAILSGGPSPEPDDGTA, from the coding sequence ATGAAGCCGGGGCGGCAGCGTCTCGACAAGTGGCTCTGGTTCACCCGCTTCGCGCGGAGCCGCTCCCTTGCCGCCGCCCTGGTGGAGGACGGCTTCGTCCGCGTGAACGGGACGCGCGCCGACAATCCCGCCAAAGGGATCGGCATCGGGGACGTGGTCACTGTCGCTGCCGCCCATATGACGGCGGTGGTGCGGGTGCTGGAGCTCGGCGAGCGGCGCGGCCCCGCCCCCGAGGCGCGGGGCCTCTACGCCATCCTGTCGGGCGGCCCGTCCCCGGAACCCGACGACGGCACGGCGTGA
- the ybdL gene encoding Methionine aminotransferase, whose amino-acid sequence MEVPPVNSRRPRAFLRMNPVFADLPNTVFDVMSVLARDLGAINLGQGFPDDPGPADVREKAAEALRDGYNQYPPMMGLPTLRRAIADHYERHQGLALDLETEVMVTSGATEALAASLLALVSPGDEVVLFEPMYDAYLPIVRQAGGIPRFVTLRPPHFRLDEEALAEAFSERTRVVVLNNPLNPTATMFGDQDLALLARFCDRFDVTAICDEVWEHVTFDGRPHRPLIGFDGMRDRTVKIGSAGKIFSLTGWKVGFVMAAPPLLKVVSKAHQFLTFTTPPNLQEAVAYGLSKDEAYFLDMRARFARSRDRLSAGLTGLGFSVLPSQATYFLTIDIGELGPRLGHADDVAFCQALVREHGVAAIPISAFYARGAVRNLVRLCFAKQDATLDAALERLSGVMRGRAA is encoded by the coding sequence ATGGAGGTCCCGCCGGTCAACTCCCGCCGGCCACGAGCGTTTTTGCGGATGAACCCTGTCTTCGCCGATCTCCCCAATACGGTGTTCGACGTGATGTCGGTGCTGGCGCGCGACCTCGGCGCGATCAATCTCGGTCAGGGCTTCCCCGACGATCCCGGCCCGGCCGACGTGCGCGAGAAGGCCGCCGAGGCCCTGCGCGACGGCTACAACCAATATCCGCCGATGATGGGGCTGCCGACCCTGCGCCGCGCCATCGCCGACCATTACGAGCGCCATCAGGGCCTCGCCCTCGACCTCGAGACCGAGGTGATGGTGACGTCGGGCGCCACCGAGGCCCTCGCCGCGAGCCTGCTCGCCCTGGTCTCGCCCGGTGACGAGGTGGTGCTGTTCGAGCCCATGTACGACGCCTACCTGCCCATCGTCCGGCAGGCCGGCGGCATCCCGCGCTTCGTTACCCTGCGCCCCCCGCATTTCCGCCTCGACGAAGAGGCGCTGGCGGAAGCTTTTTCCGAGCGCACGCGAGTCGTCGTGCTCAACAACCCGCTGAACCCGACCGCGACGATGTTCGGGGACCAGGACCTCGCCCTGCTGGCGCGGTTCTGCGACCGGTTCGACGTCACGGCCATCTGTGACGAGGTGTGGGAGCACGTGACCTTCGACGGGCGCCCCCATCGCCCGCTGATCGGGTTCGACGGCATGCGGGACCGCACCGTGAAGATCGGCTCGGCCGGCAAGATCTTCAGCCTGACCGGCTGGAAGGTCGGCTTCGTCATGGCGGCACCGCCCCTGCTGAAGGTGGTCTCGAAGGCGCACCAGTTCCTCACCTTCACCACGCCGCCCAACCTCCAGGAGGCGGTGGCCTACGGGCTGTCCAAGGACGAGGCCTATTTTCTCGACATGCGGGCGCGCTTCGCCCGCTCGCGCGACCGGCTGAGCGCCGGCCTCACCGGTCTCGGCTTCTCCGTGCTGCCCTCGCAGGCGACCTACTTCCTCACCATCGACATCGGCGAGCTGGGGCCGCGCCTGGGGCATGCGGACGACGTCGCCTTCTGCCAGGCCCTGGTGCGCGAGCACGGCGTCGCCGCGATCCCGATCAGCGCCTTCTATGCGCGAGGGGCCGTGCGCAACCTCGTGCGGCTGTGCTTCGCCAAGCAGGACGCGACCCTCGACGCCGCCCTGGAGCGGCTCTCCGGCGTGATGCGGGGGCGGGCCGCGTGA
- the yejE gene encoding Inner membrane ABC transporter permease protein YejE encodes MNEIARPAEAVPVPAPPPLAPVVRGLSPLNRRRLSNFRRNRLGFWSFVIFVGLFGLSLFAEFIANDRPLVVSYKGEILFPVLIDYPDEKFGGFYARPNYRSAETRKEIAENGWAVWPPIPYSYDTIIDGLPTPSPSPPTWMLTDAQCQAAAKQNGAETTGREGCKGLEMHWLGTDNTTRDVLARVIYGFRISVLFGLILALVSSVIGVIAGAVQGYFGGWVDLALQRFIEVWSGIPTLYLIIIISAFIAPGFFVLLGILLLFSWVALVGVVRAEFLRARNFEYVRAARALGLSNIRIMSRHLLPNAMVATLTFMPFILNGSIGTLTSLDFLGFGLPPGSASLGELLAQGKDNIQAPWLGLTGFFVVAVMLSLLIFAGEAVRDAFDPRKTFT; translated from the coding sequence ATGAACGAGATCGCCCGCCCCGCGGAAGCCGTCCCCGTCCCAGCCCCGCCTCCCCTCGCGCCGGTGGTGCGGGGGCTGTCGCCGCTGAACCGGCGGCGGCTCTCGAATTTCCGCCGAAACCGGCTCGGCTTCTGGTCCTTCGTGATCTTCGTCGGCCTGTTCGGCTTGAGCCTGTTCGCCGAGTTCATCGCCAACGACCGGCCCCTGGTGGTGTCCTACAAGGGCGAGATCCTGTTTCCCGTCCTCATCGACTACCCGGACGAGAAGTTCGGCGGGTTCTATGCGCGGCCGAATTACCGCTCTGCGGAGACGCGGAAAGAGATCGCCGAGAACGGCTGGGCGGTCTGGCCGCCGATCCCCTATTCCTACGACACGATCATCGACGGGTTGCCGACGCCCTCACCCTCGCCGCCCACCTGGATGCTCACGGACGCGCAATGCCAGGCGGCGGCCAAGCAGAATGGCGCCGAGACCACGGGCCGGGAGGGATGCAAGGGCCTGGAGATGCACTGGCTCGGCACCGACAACACCACCCGCGACGTGCTGGCGCGCGTCATCTACGGCTTTCGCATCTCGGTGCTGTTCGGGCTGATCCTGGCCCTGGTCTCCTCGGTGATCGGGGTCATCGCCGGCGCGGTGCAGGGCTATTTCGGCGGCTGGGTCGATCTCGCCCTGCAGCGCTTCATCGAGGTCTGGAGCGGCATCCCCACCCTCTACCTCATCATCATCATCTCGGCCTTCATCGCACCGGGCTTCTTCGTGCTGCTGGGCATCCTGCTGCTGTTCTCCTGGGTGGCGCTGGTCGGCGTGGTGCGGGCCGAGTTCCTGCGGGCGCGCAATTTCGAATATGTCCGGGCCGCCCGCGCGCTCGGCCTCTCCAACATCCGCATCATGAGCCGGCACCTCCTGCCCAACGCCATGGTGGCGACGCTGACCTTCATGCCGTTCATCCTCAACGGCTCGATCGGCACGCTGACCTCCCTCGACTTCCTCGGCTTCGGCCTACCCCCCGGCTCGGCCTCGCTGGGCGAGTTGCTGGCGCAGGGCAAGGACAACATCCAGGCCCCCTGGCTCGGGCTCACCGGCTTCTTCGTGGTGGCGGTGATGCTGAGCCTGCTCATCTTCGCGGGCGAGGCCGTGCGCGACGCCTTCGACCCCCGCAAGACGTTCACGTAA